Proteins found in one Halobellus limi genomic segment:
- a CDS encoding cytochrome P450, with amino-acid sequence MSTAVDYPPGPRGLPVIGNTVALSRDIFAFFEELRDEYGRVASYDVFGTDACMIAHPDAIQQVLLGNHEAFEKGEVLTRNLADAMGEGLFVSGGEQWQNQRSQVQPAFYRERLTTYVPEMRATAAETVDQWHDGMIVDVNDVMTATTMDVLGRTLFGVDVTDHPVVSEASEAMLARFDTSRFWSFLPDRLPTPTNRRYKRKLGELQEFVDELAQQRREQHPENRGDDLLSILVGFVEASDLSQEEFRDNMVTFLFAGHETTALGLTYTFLCLAQHPDEQAALQAELDAVCDETVTAEDLPKLERLDRVIDEALRLYPPVYMFFREAARDVELQGYTIPEGTTLVLPQWAVHRDPAWWDDPEVFRPKRFAGDPDRPEYAYFPFGGGPRHCIGMRFARMEMKTILATVLDTYTFELVSDPNPDLIASTNLKPGGPIEIELHE; translated from the coding sequence ATGAGTACAGCGGTCGACTACCCTCCCGGTCCGCGCGGACTCCCCGTCATCGGTAATACGGTCGCGTTGAGTCGTGACATTTTTGCGTTTTTCGAGGAGTTGCGTGACGAGTACGGTCGCGTCGCAAGTTACGACGTCTTCGGCACCGACGCGTGTATGATTGCCCACCCGGACGCGATCCAGCAGGTGCTCCTTGGTAACCACGAGGCGTTCGAGAAAGGCGAGGTGTTGACACGGAACCTTGCCGATGCGATGGGTGAAGGATTGTTCGTGAGTGGTGGCGAACAGTGGCAGAACCAACGGTCGCAGGTGCAGCCAGCGTTCTACCGAGAACGGTTGACCACGTACGTCCCCGAGATGCGTGCTACCGCAGCAGAGACGGTCGATCAGTGGCACGATGGGATGATTGTCGACGTCAACGACGTGATGACGGCGACAACGATGGACGTGCTGGGACGGACACTATTCGGTGTGGATGTGACCGACCACCCGGTAGTTTCGGAGGCGTCAGAGGCGATGCTCGCTCGCTTCGACACGAGTCGATTCTGGTCGTTCCTTCCGGACCGTCTCCCAACGCCGACGAATCGACGGTACAAACGAAAACTCGGTGAACTTCAGGAATTCGTCGATGAACTCGCTCAACAACGGCGAGAGCAACATCCGGAGAATCGAGGTGATGATCTGCTTTCGATCCTCGTCGGATTCGTCGAAGCGAGCGACCTGTCACAGGAGGAGTTCCGTGACAATATGGTCACGTTCCTCTTTGCTGGTCACGAGACGACTGCGTTGGGACTGACGTATACGTTCTTGTGTCTCGCGCAGCATCCGGACGAGCAAGCCGCACTCCAAGCGGAACTTGACGCCGTCTGTGATGAGACAGTGACTGCCGAGGATCTCCCGAAGCTCGAACGGCTGGACCGCGTGATCGACGAGGCCTTGCGTCTCTATCCACCCGTGTATATGTTCTTCCGAGAAGCGGCACGTGATGTGGAGTTGCAGGGCTATACGATTCCGGAGGGGACCACGTTAGTCTTACCGCAGTGGGCCGTCCACCGTGATCCGGCGTGGTGGGACGATCCGGAAGTGTTCCGTCCAAAACGGTTTGCTGGCGATCCTGACCGTCCGGAGTATGCATATTTTCCGTTCGGTGGCGGCCCCCGACACTGTATTGGGATGCGATTCGCACGGATGGAAATGAAGACGATCCTCGCCACGGTTCTCGACACGTACACGTTTGAACTCGTATCCGATCCGAACCCGGATCTGATTGCCAGTACGAACCTCAAACCCGGCGGGCCGATCGAAATCGAACTTCACGAATAG
- a CDS encoding helix-turn-helix domain-containing protein — translation MRYLQLQIQFSSEARHPMHQFLVEHDSVRQAYLRHWNFSNPEYVTTLLHVVGNSTDGRDEYLSALDAVDTISEYDVTPIDDRSFYVYIREAAQGFARQLRVLLTDTELLVVPPIEYDSDGSIRFEIAGDQDALQNLVTEFPEHLSVSINRLGEYDAYREPQTVALTERQREVLEVAREQGYYEIPRQTSVREIADEIGCSKSTAAGHLRKAEARLVSLYGSQPIVL, via the coding sequence ATGCGATACCTGCAGTTACAGATCCAGTTCTCATCGGAGGCGAGGCATCCGATGCACCAGTTTCTCGTCGAACACGACTCAGTTCGGCAAGCGTACCTCCGGCATTGGAACTTTTCGAACCCCGAGTACGTCACTACCTTACTCCACGTTGTTGGCAACAGCACGGATGGACGCGATGAGTACCTTTCGGCGCTCGACGCTGTGGATACGATCTCCGAGTATGATGTCACACCGATTGATGATCGCAGTTTCTACGTCTACATTCGAGAGGCAGCGCAGGGGTTCGCCCGTCAGTTGCGCGTTCTCCTCACCGACACGGAACTCCTCGTCGTCCCACCGATCGAATACGACAGCGACGGTTCGATACGCTTTGAGATCGCTGGCGACCAGGACGCCCTGCAGAACCTGGTCACCGAGTTCCCCGAGCACCTCTCCGTGTCGATCAACCGCCTCGGAGAGTACGACGCCTATCGAGAACCGCAAACCGTAGCGTTGACCGAGCGCCAGAGAGAGGTGCTTGAGGTTGCTCGCGAACAGGGATATTACGAAATTCCCCGGCAGACAAGCGTTCGAGAAATTGCCGATGAGATTGGCTGTTCAAAAAGCACCGCTGCGGGTCATCTCCGAAAGGCAGAGGCGCGGCTTGTGTCGCTCTATGGATCGCAGCCGAT